DNA from Deltaproteobacteria bacterium:
TTTCCGCTCAGCGCCGGCAACGGATCGAGCGGCATCGCCCGCAGCGGCGCGTGAAACTCGCTCGGCAGCGTCTTGGCGGCGAGGTTCACAAACAGCAAGCTGTCGTCGGGTTGCCCCGGAATCACGCGCTCCCATCCAGGCGCACTGTGTGACAGCTTACTGACCAGGCTATCGTAGGAAGCGCCGGCGCGAAGATCGAGTCCACTCGCCATGGCTTCGCCGTGGCAGACCGCGCTGGCGCAGCCTTTGTTTTCGAAGATAGCCTTCTGAATCAATGCGAAGGTGCTCGGAAACGTCGCGTCGCAAGTTTGCTCCGCGCGCGCGGGCAAGACGGCAGCCAGCAGTGCACCAACCAGAATCAAGCCCATCAAAACGCCGCGCCGAAATCGCATACACCCTCCGCTCCGGATCGTAGACAGGTAAGGTAGCATCAGGCGCAATGCTAGCTCAAGCCAATTTCTTCTTCGTCAAACTTCGAGGATCCAATGCCCCGACGGGAGCAGCGGAAGACACAAGCTAGAAGCCTGTGCCACCATCACTAGATCCCAGTAGATGGAACCTCAAAATAGTGGCACCGGTATCTTGCCGGTGCATTCACGCAACCTGATCGAGATACTCCGACAGCCCGTAGCCGACGTGATTGCCGCAGCGCCATTCGGTCATGCCTTCGCTGATGCGGGTGATTTGGCCGTCTTTACGATTGCGCAGCGGGATCATCGTCAGCACCTTGCCCCTGATGTCGAAGTCGCCGATCGCGGTGTGCAGCTTCGCCGTGATGCGGTCATGGTAGTGAGCTTCGCCAGCCCAGTCGGTGTGAAGATCGAGATGAGTCACGAAGTGGTTCTCGCCGTCCTTGAATACGAAACCCGACAGCAGCTCGGTACCGTTGCGCATGACGATCTGTGAACCCATGAACCCGAAGTCATCGTCGAACTCGCAGGTGAGCCAGCGATAGTACGCCGGCGACTGCCACGAGCGCGGTCCCCACGAATGATCCCGCAGGCCGTGGCCGGTGAGCGGCGTGGTCTGACCGTTGATAGTGATGCTGCCCACGGCTTTGACGTGCTGCTCGTAGTGACCCTTGGCGAAGACCATTGCGCTGTTCTCCGCGTCGCTCTCGCCGCCGTAGAGCGGGCTGAGTCCGGCGTAGTCGAGCTGCAGCGTCACCGGTTGGTGCGGGTTGCTGGTGAAGGCGCGCTTCGGGTTCTCCAATTCGAGGGGCCGGGCCAAGTACACCGCGGTGCCGTCATAGCTGACCCGCAGATGTTTCACCGGCTCGACGACCTCGAACTTCATCCCGCCGGCGTTGAACGCGGAGTTGTCGGCGATCTCGGGTCGCATGTAGTTGAACAACGCGGTGCCGTCAGGCTGATACACCGCCAGGGTCACCTCGGCGTAGCGCTCGTTGGCGCGGTTGCCGACGCGCGCGAAGCCACCCAGCCGTGCCGCGCGGTCGTAGAAGTTGAAGTACATGCTCTCGTTGAAATTCGACTCGCCGGTGTTCTCGTGCATGTACTCGTCTTGGGGTTTCACGGCATGCATGGTTGCTCCTTTGTTTGTCGGCTCTTGCCTGGTCTACGGAGGTTTTACAACGGATTGAACAGATCGAGCGGATTCGGCCACATACTTCGAATCTTCTTCCGGAAATCCGTTCAATCCGTTTAATCCGTTGTAGACTATCCGGCTCCTACGATCCCTGATCCAAGGCCTCCACGATCTCGATCAGTCGACGCGTGCCGTTGCGGAGATTTTCGATTGAGAGCCGCTCGTTGGTGCCGTGGACACGACTGTCCTCGTCTTCGCTGACTTCAAATGGAACGAAGCCGTAACTGACGATACCCTTGGTGCGGAAGTAATGACTGTCGGTGAATCCTGTCAGCACGCTCGGCACCACCGGGATATGCTCGCGCGCGGCAACCGCTTGCACCGCGCGATACAGCGGGGTGTCGGTCGGCGACGACGACGGCGGGAAGCTGAGCAGCTTCTCGATCGTGATCGCGTCGTCGTTGACGACTTGCGTGACGGCCTGAATGAACGTCTCGGGATTCTCGTCGGGCAGGAGGCGGCAATCGACCTCGGCGGTCGCGGTGCGCGGGATGACGTTGGTCTTGTTGCTCGCGTTCAACACCGTCGGCGCAGTGGTGTCGCGGACCAACGCGGCATCGTGACGATCGGCGAGGAACTCAGTGCGAAAGTCGGCGTCACCCAGCGCCAGCTTCAAGTCGCGGTAGCCCGCGCGGCGGGCCTCCGGCGCGGTGTCGGCAAGCGCGGCGTAGTAGGCGGCGACCTCGGGCACCACGCGCACCTCGGGTTGATAGTGGTGCAAGCGGTCGAGTGCGCCGACCAGGCGCGTCACCGCCGTCTCCGGCCGCGGCGCGGAGCCGTGCCCCGCCTCGCCGGTGGCGGTCAGTTTCAGCCAGCACGGCGTCTTCTCCGACACCGCGACCTCGTAGGCGCGGCTGCCATCGGCGCGGATCTGGATGGCGCCGCCTTCGTTCAACAGGAACTCGGCGTTGCGCACGAGATCGAGGTGATGGTCGGCAAACCAACCGGCACCGTTGAGCCCACCGGCCTCTTCATCCGCGGTACCGACGAAGATGAGATCGCGCTTGAGGTGAACCCCGGCGCGCTTGAGCGCGATCATGGCGGTGGCATCGACCGCGCCGACGCCTTTGCAATCCATCGCTCCACGACCCCAGACGTAGCCGTCGCGAATCGTGCCGGAGAACGGCGGCAGGTCCCAGCCGCTGGCATCCGCGGGCACGACATCGAGGTGATTGAGCAACACCAGCGGCCTCTCCGCGCCCGTGCCGGCGAGACGCGCGACCACGATCCCGCGCCCCTTACTCGACTGCAACACTTGGTTGTCGATACCGGCGTGCTTGAACTGCGCGGCGAGAAACTTCGCCGCAGCGATTTCGTTGCCCGGCGGATTGGTCGTGTCGATCCGAATGTACGCGCTCAGCAACTGCGCCGCCTGATCTCCCGCCTGCCGCCAATCGATGTCGGTCGCCTGAGCGCTGAGCGGCAGCAGCGCCGACCACATGCAAAACTGCAGAAGTCTTTTCATCCCAGTCCCCAATCCCTAACCGCCAACCCCGCCCTCCTTCAGCTCCACGATGTATCCGTCGGGGTCGCGAACATAGATCGACAGTCCCATCCCGGTCGCGCCCATCCTTGGCACCGGCTGGTCGTCGATCAACTCGATGCCGCGCGACTTGAGCAGCGCGATCAGCTCGATCAGCGGCGGCTGCGCGACTCGCACGCACAGGTGCATGAAGCCGCCGGCGTTCATACCGACCGCGGGATCGTAGGTCGAGTCGGGAACAAGGTCGATGAGCTGCCCGCCGACCCGCGCCGAAACAAACGGCCGCGTACCGGCGCGGTACTGATCGAGGAACTCGATCGGCAAGCCGAGCAGCTCGCCATAGAAACGCAGCGACGCGTCGAGATCGCGAACGCGGAGTACGAAGTGATCGAGTCCTTCGACCTGAATCGCCGCGTTCATGCTTGCTCCCGATGCTTCAATGACGTTGCTACACCACTCACGACAACGCTCACGATAGCGTTCACGACACCTTCGGCCGCACGTCGCGCGCGAAGCGCTCCATCGCACGCACGAAGGTATCGACCGACGTCGCCGGGTCGTGCGGGATGCCGAGGAAAAAATCGACCAGCACGTCACCGACACCGATCTCGCGATAGGCGGCGAGACGCGCCACCATGTCGTCGGCGGTGGTGATCATCTGACCATCGTCGCTGCCCTTGGCGTCGGCAAACCAGGTCGGCAACCGCAGCGAGATCGTGAAACGATCCAGCGCGCGTCCCCTACGCTCCGCTGTACGGCGCAGTGTGGCGATGCAATCCTTGGTGTCGCCGAGCGAGGTGCGCACCGGTTGCCAGCCGTCGCCGAATTCGACGGCGCGCCGAATGGCGCGCTTGCTGATGCCGCCGATCCACAGCGGTGGATACGGTTGCTGCACTGGCTTCGGTTCGAACTTCAAGTCCTTGAACGTGCGATAGCGGCCCTGAAACTCCGGATCCTCTTTCGTCCACGCTTCCTTGTAGATCCGCAGATACTCGTCGGTCTGTTCGCCACGCTCAGCAAACTTCTGACCGAGCGCTTCAAACTCGGGCTCCAACCATCCCGACGCCGCGCCGAAGATGACCCGCCCGTGCGACAGTTGATCGATGGTCGCGATCGTCTTCGCGGTGATCAGCGGATCGCGGTAGGGCACGATGATCACGCTGGTGCCGAGTCGCACTTTCTTGGTGACCGCCGCCGCGTAGGTGAGCACGGTCAGCGGTTCCCAGAAGCTCGATCCGAAGTAGCCGAGCACGACGCTAGGCGCGACGACGTGATCGCTGACCCAAATCGAATCGTAGTCGAGCGCTTCCGCGGTCTCGGCGATACGGCGAATGTTCTCGGTGGTACCGAAGCGGCCGAAGTGAGGGAGGTGAATTCCAAAGTGCATGGGCGGCATCCTGCACCAGGGGAAGACGAGTAACAAGCCGCTTCACACAGATGGTAGCGTCTCAGTGATCGTAGGAAGTGTTGATCCAGTTTACGCCTGGACAACCACTTCCGCCGAATTGACTCTCCAACGGGCACCGTTCCCATCAAGTTGCAAATCCTCAGCTCGTGGAGGCGAAAAGATCTGGCGGTTCCCGAACGTTCCAAATGCAGGATGACCTTCGTCACCTCGCGCGATAGTCAGCCAGTCCAACGTCCTGAACTCGGAATGAACCTCGAAACTGCTCCCCGCCCACGGACATTTGTCAAAATCAAGGCCATCCTTTATCGAGGTCCTGGTACGCATGTTCTACGCATGGAACAGCTGGGCGGATCACTGTGGATATTGGCGGCGACATTCCGTTCGAGCTTAAGGTCGTTTGAACCTTCCTGTAGTTCTGGCTTTGGCCCGTGAATGAAGGTACGGAACGTAAAGGTCGCGCAACGCAGATAAATATGACGGCGGGACCCGTTTCCAAGCCAAGAAATAAGCTCGAAAGTTAAGTCACCTCCGAAAAGTTTGCGGTCTGGTTCAAGTGGCCCCGGGCTTCCTCAACGCCCTTGCGATTCGATCGAGTTCGATCCTACCAAGAGCTGGGCGACGCGCACCAACGAAGCCGCTCCCATCTGCCACCGTGGACCCTTTCGTCTCATGAAGGAACAGCTGGCAAATCGCCATGCCGGGCCGGATGTCGATAGGGACTTCACCTACATTGGTCAATTCAAGCGTAAGACATCCGGTAAACCCAGGATGAACGCCGGAAGCGGTCGCTATAATTAGTCCCCTCCTGCCCCATGAAGATCTCCCCATGATATATCCTGCGAGACTTCGTGGAAGGCGTAACCATTCGAGGGTAGCTGCCAAAACAAAGGCGCGCGGATGTAGGATGAATCGCTCACCAAATGCGACGTAATGGCGTCGCATGATCTCGTCCTCTACTCCGAAAGATACTCTACCCTCAGCAACTTCAAGAACGCCGATACGTGGATGACGCGGCGTCATGAACCATGTACCCAATCGAAGATCAACCGCGCCCGCGCCGCTATTCCGTAGCTCATCGGGGTTTGGTGCTGGTGTGATAACTAACGGATCGTTCCCAACCCGTAGTATGCGTGCAATCTCTTCAGCTGAAAGTAGCATTCAGGTGTTCTCGTGTAGCAATGCCTCGATCTCCAGTACCTCCACGTTCTTTAGCACCAATTCGTTGAGGACTTCCAGCTTCCGCTTCTCGATGTCTGGCCGATCCTTCCATATATCTTGGTCATGAAGAGCCACCCATCCGGCTGTGGCTATACTCGCAAGCGATTTTACTTCGGATGCCGGTGTTACCAAACGGAATGCTTCTACTATGGACCTTATCTCAGTGTCGTCCCGTTGTGGAATATTCGC
Protein-coding regions in this window:
- a CDS encoding LLM class F420-dependent oxidoreductase — encoded protein: MHFGIHLPHFGRFGTTENIRRIAETAEALDYDSIWVSDHVVAPSVVLGYFGSSFWEPLTVLTYAAAVTKKVRLGTSVIIVPYRDPLITAKTIATIDQLSHGRVIFGAASGWLEPEFEALGQKFAERGEQTDEYLRIYKEAWTKEDPEFQGRYRTFKDLKFEPKPVQQPYPPLWIGGISKRAIRRAVEFGDGWQPVRTSLGDTKDCIATLRRTAERRGRALDRFTISLRLPTWFADAKGSDDGQMITTADDMVARLAAYREIGVGDVLVDFFLGIPHDPATSVDTFVRAMERFARDVRPKVS
- a CDS encoding M20/M25/M40 family metallo-hydrolase, coding for MKRLLQFCMWSALLPLSAQATDIDWRQAGDQAAQLLSAYIRIDTTNPPGNEIAAAKFLAAQFKHAGIDNQVLQSSKGRGIVVARLAGTGAERPLVLLNHLDVVPADASGWDLPPFSGTIRDGYVWGRGAMDCKGVGAVDATAMIALKRAGVHLKRDLIFVGTADEEAGGLNGAGWFADHHLDLVRNAEFLLNEGGAIQIRADGSRAYEVAVSEKTPCWLKLTATGEAGHGSAPRPETAVTRLVGALDRLHHYQPEVRVVPEVAAYYAALADTAPEARRAGYRDLKLALGDADFRTEFLADRHDAALVRDTTAPTVLNASNKTNVIPRTATAEVDCRLLPDENPETFIQAVTQVVNDDAITIEKLLSFPPSSSPTDTPLYRAVQAVAAREHIPVVPSVLTGFTDSHYFRTKGIVSYGFVPFEVSEDEDSRVHGTNERLSIENLRNGTRRLIEIVEALDQGS
- a CDS encoding VOC family protein; translation: MNAAIQVEGLDHFVLRVRDLDASLRFYGELLGLPIEFLDQYRAGTRPFVSARVGGQLIDLVPDSTYDPAVGMNAGGFMHLCVRVAQPPLIELIALLKSRGIELIDDQPVPRMGATGMGLSIYVRDPDGYIVELKEGGVGG
- the dcd gene encoding dCTP deaminase, coding for MLLSAEEIARILRVGNDPLVITPAPNPDELRNSGAGAVDLRLGTWFMTPRHPRIGVLEVAEGRVSFGVEDEIMRRHYVAFGERFILHPRAFVLAATLEWLRLPRSLAGYIMGRSSWGRRGLIIATASGVHPGFTGCLTLELTNVGEVPIDIRPGMAICQLFLHETKGSTVADGSGFVGARRPALGRIELDRIARALRKPGAT